The genome window TTCCGAGCGCTCCCATTTCAGAGCCGGGTTTGCAATTTGTGAAGGATAGGCTCCTGTTACTACAGACGGATCCATCCCGAAACCGTAGCCGGCGTGTGTTGTAATCAGCGGGGTGTAGGTAAACTGTCCGATGTTGTCACTTCCGTTACGTCCCCAGCCTCCGCGAAGCTTAAGAAAGCTGATGAAATCATTATCTTTGAGAAAATCCTCACGGGAGAGAACCCAGCCAAGTGAGAAGGCAGGAAACGTTCCCCATCGGTTATCAGGTCCGAACTTGGAAGAACCGTCAAACCTCAGAACACCTTCAAACATATACCGGTTGTCGTAATCGTAATTTACCCGGCCGAAAAATGATGCCAGCGATTCAATACCCTGACCGCCGAAATTGGTCTGATTTTCTTCGTCTGTGCCAACAGAAAGCCATGCATTGTCATAGGTTTCCATGGTCAGGTCATAGGCTGTTCCGCCGAGGTACTCGTTACGGTAGTCCAAAAGCTCAAATCCGCCAAGCAAACTGAAATTGTGGTCAGAAATCTGATCCTGGTAGCGGATCGTGTGGCTTGTCTGCCAGGTAAACCACTCATTCCGTTCCTGGCTCACAGTAGTCGTGCTGTTGGACTCATTTCCTCCAAGATCATAAATCGGAATGAATGTCCGGCTGTCACCATAAGCCAGGTCAAGGTCAAGCGTTGATCGAACACTCAGCCTGTCGGTGATGTTGAAGTTACCGAAGACACCGCCAACAAATTTGTTTTCGTTCCATTCGGAATTGATGATATCGATAGCACCGACCGGATTGACAACTTCCTGAGATGCATAGGGGGACTCGGCAAAATTACCGTCTTCATCATACACCGGTGTTACCGGATCGATATTTGCGACCCGTGCCATGATGCCGCCGAACTCTTCGTTGGGATCGATACCGCGGGTAGTCTTGTTGGTGTAGGTCATTCTTGTCCCGTAATTGAGACGGCCACGGGTATGATCCGAATTAACACGGAAAGAAAGTCGCTCAAAGTTGGACTTGCCTTCAGCCACAATACCATCCTGCTGCCGGTATGACATGGATGCGGAGTAGGTGGATGTTTCCGAACCTCCGGAAAAACGCAGCGTGTGATCGGTCACCGGAGCATTGTAAAAGAACACCTCATCCTGCCAGTCTGTACCCTGCCCTACTTCACTGATTCGGTCATCGATGTCAGGAAATGGAATAGTTCGCCCGTCATTGGCATAACTTTCATTCATGATTTTCATATAATCCGGAGCGTTCAGCAGGTTTGTCTCTCTCCAGGGGTTCTGAAAGCCGACATAGCCGTTGTAGCTGACCTGCATGGGTCCGGGTGATCCTTCCTGGGTTGTGATCATCACAACTCCGTTGGCACCCCTGGCACCGTAGATGGCAGTAGCAGAGGCATCCTTGAGGACCTCTATGGACTGAATGTCAGCAGGGTTCAGGTAGTCAATGCCGCCAACCGGCATCCCGTCTACAACATAAAGAGGTTCGGCATCACCTGTAGTACCGATACCACGAATCCGGACAGTTGCACCGGAACCCGGCTGGCCTGAGTTTTGCATAACGGTTACACCTGCAGTTCTTCCCTGCAGTGCCTGCTCGACGCGCAGCGGTGCAGCCTGTTCAATTTCTCTGGCTTCCATACGTGAAATAGCGCTGGTAACAAGGCTTCGCTGCTGCAAGCCATAACCGACAACGATCATTTCTTCACCGTAAATGATATCGGGTTCCAGATTGACAGTGATCTCTTCACGTCCGTCAATTTCCACGTTTTTTGTAACGAAACCGACATAGCGGAAGGTCAGGGTGCCCGACAGCTCCGGAACAGAAAGTGAAAACTCGCCGTTAGTGCCGGTTGCCGTACCAATATCGGTATCCTCGTACACGATGTTGACACCGATCAGCTCTTCACCGGTTTCTGCGTCAACAACGGTACCTCTTACGGTCTGTGCATCGGCATAATTAACAGCACCGACTAGCATCACCGCAATTAAGATTAGTAATAATGATTTGTATCTGTGCATGCTGGTTTAATTTTTGATTTATCTGATTAAGGTAGCGTAATAACATAATCCGTTTTGAATCTTTTGCACGGAGAGCAAAGGAGCGGCCATTTTTTGATGATAATCCCGTTTCCAGAACATTCACCAGGTGCTTCATCTCAGTGCAGGCTCACTCTTAACCAATATATACAAAATTTTTAATCTTGGCGCAAACAATGCAATTTTTTTTCATCATAAAATGATAATTCCTGCTATGAGAGCACGTTCCATCCTGCCGGCCAGATAACCGAACCTGGTGCGCGCACCTGCCCTGAAAAGCCTCTAAGCACTATTTTACTGTTACTTATACCGTGAAGCACAGGATAGGTACCGATGTGCAACAACTGTGACTTCGACAGAAATTGTATTTTCACCCAAAACCCCAAATCTACCCGGTCATCCACCGAGCTGGCAATACCGGCAATACAATAATTTTTCATTAACAGTGCAATATTTTTTACTATTTCATTTTTTTGCATTATTATTCAAGCACAAGCAGCAGCAGTATTACAAGGCAAATCAATGTTGTACCCCGGCGAAACCGCACTGCATGCAAGTAAAACGCGGGAGACAATACACATGACTCCATATTTACACTGAAATAATTACCCACCAAGATGAATAATGATATGAAACAACATTCTTCTTACCGTTACTATTTGATAATACCGGTGCTGATCGTCGGTCTGGCGCTGGTATACCCTTTTGGCCGGGCATCCTCTGATGTCATGGTTTATCAGGATCCGGAAGCTCCAATCGAGGACCGGGTTGAGGATTTGCTCTCACGAATGACCCTGGAAGAAAAAATCGGGCAGATGACTCAGATCAACATTTCAGAAATCAACACTGATCGAGAGCATGAAGTAGAGCTGGACCCTGAAAGAGCCCGAAATGTAGCTGCAACCTATCAGATCGGATCTTTCCTGAACGGATTTGCCGATACACCCCAACGGTGGTATGATTTCACACGCGAGCTGCAGGAAATTGTCATTGAGGAATCACGGCTCGATATTCCGATGATATACGGAATCGACCACATGCACGGAGCAAGCTATTTGCTTGAAAGCACCATTTTTCCACATAACATTAACCTGGCCAACAGCTTCAACACAGAGATGTCCCGCCAGATGGGAAAAATCACTGTACTTGAGTCCGCGCACCTCGGTCATCACTGGAATTTTGCACCGGTCCTGGACATTGGCCGCGATCCACGCTGGGCGAGGTTTTATGAAACATACGGGGAAGACCCCCACCTGGCTTCTGTTCTCGGCGCTGCATATACGGAAGGACTCGAAGGTGAAGACCGTGTTGCCCCGCACAGAATGGCTGCTACAGCAAAGCACTTTATTGCATACTCAACACCATTGAGCGGTCACGACCGTTCTCCGGTGGACTTGTCATGGCAAAATCTGCAGGAAGTTCATCGCCCGCCTTTCCAGGCTGTTGTTGATGCCGGTATCAAAACTGTCATGGTCAACAGTGGAGAGGTGAACGGTGTTCCCGTACATGCATCCAAACCCCTGCTCACCGACCTGCTCAGAGATGAAATGGGATTTGAAGGCGTCATACTTACTGACTGGGCGGATATTATCAAACTGACTCAGCTTGATGAGGTCGGATTCCAGCAGGAACATTATCATCATATAGCGGTTGACGAAAAAGAAGCAACTTATCTTGCCATCAAAGCGGGCATTGATGTCAGCATGACGCCTCAGTCTTTCGACTTTGTTTACCACATGAAAGAGCTCGTAGAAGAGGGTAAACTGACAGAAGAGCGAATTGATGAATCAGTACGAAGAGTGCTGCGGCTCAAGTTTAAGCTGGGACTTTTTGAAAATCCTTTTCCCACAACCGACTTCTTTGATCTGGTAGGTGCCGAAGAGCATAAAGAAAAAGCTCTGCAATCTGCACGCGAGTCGCTCGTGCTGCTTGAAAACAACGACGGCCTTCTGCCGCTTGATATCGATCAAACACAGAAGATACTTGTTGTCGGTCCCAGAGCAGACTCGAAAAGAGATTTAAGCGGTGGCTGGACCCTCGAGTGGCAGGGAGGTCCGGAGGAGATGTACCCGGATGACATCCATACCATCTATACCGGCATCAGCAGTACCTTCAGTGATTCCGAAGTTATCCTTATGGAATCCATTGGTGAAGAAGGCGACTCAGAGCGGCAGCGTTTTGAAGATGCGGCTGCGGGTGCTGATGTTATCATAATGGCACTCGGTGAGGAGCCATATACCGAATTCATAGGTGATATCAACGATCTTACACTTTATGAGGAACAGCTTGAGCTGGCTGATGTCGTTCTTGAAACAGGAACACCAGCGGTACTTGTATATGTCGGCGGACGTCCGAGAGTTCTGTCGGAGTCAGCAAGAAACAGTGATGCCATTCTGTTTGCCGGACTTCCCGGATTCAAGGGCGGTGAAGCTGTTGCCGATATTATATCCGGCAAGTTCAACCCGAGCGGAAAACTGTCATTCACATATCCTGCTGAACCAAGCCACTTTACAACATATGATCACAAGCACACCGACAGAGTTACCGCAGCCTGGGAATTCGGACACGGTTTGAGCTACTCTGAATTTGAGATCTCTGATCTGCAGATTAATTCAGAAGAGATTGGTCCGGATGATTATCTGACTGCTGAAGCAATCGTTACCAATCATGGTCCGATGGCAGGGCAGAAGAATGTACTCTGGTTCCTCCGGAACGAGGTAAGCATCATTACACGCCCTGTCCGGCAATTGAAGCATTTTGAGAAAATCGAGCTGGAACCCGGCGAGTCACAAACGGTTTCTTTCAGGATCACTCCCGAAGACCACCTGTACTATCCAGACAAGATGGGAGATGATGTTATTGAAAGTGGCTACTATACCCTCATGATTGGTGATGAAAGCACCCGGTTCTATCTGGATGTTCCAGAAGACAGAGCAAGTGCTCCAGCTCATTAAAAATTTTGTTATACAGATTCATTTATCTGTTTCGTTGTCTGCAGGAATATTGAATTAATGCAGAGCTTCAAAATGTTTCAATACGGAGCGTCCCGGCATACATTCTGCCGGGCAACCGGCACGGGCGTTCCGTTTGCTTTTAATGAATTTTTGCATTTATTTGCATTATACATACACATTACGTAATAATACTTCTTGCAACATTTTTTCCTGACTAATGAGTTTAAATTTTCCGGATAATTTCCTTTTTGGTTCAGCTACATCGAGTTTTCAGATCGAGGGCCACCCTCATGCAAAGGGTGCACAACCAAGCATCTGGAATACGTTTTGCAAGAAGAAGTTTGCAGTAAAAAACGGTCATAACGGCACAATAGCCTGCAATCATTATGAACTTTGGGAAAAAGATCTGGAAATCATTCGCAGGCTCAACCTGGATTCATACCGTTTCTCAGTAGCATGGCCCAGGATTCTTCCTGCCGGCGAGGGGCCGCCAAATGAAAAAGGACTGGATTTCTATGACCAGCTGACAGACCGTCTGCTTGAGTATGACGTCACTCCAATGCTGACGCTATATCACTGGGATCTGCCGGAACATCTGCAGGCAAAGGGAGGCTGGGCACATCCGCAGAGTCCGGACTGGTTTGCCAACTATACCCGGGCTGTAGCATCCCGTCTTGCTGATCGCGTTCCTTTATGGGTGACGTTCAATGAGCCCTGGGTATTTTTGCATCTTGGCATGGTTACCGGAGAGCATGCACCGGGATACAGGGATCCGGCACATGCCGCAATGGCATGGAAACACGTTCTCCTGGCACACAGCCGGAGTGTTGAAACATTACGCTCATGTTCAGAGTCCATTGAGGTCGGTCTGGCCTGCAACATCTCCCCTTTCATCCCCGCATCATCCGATGAAAAAGATATCGAAGCAACCAGCCGCATGGAGGCTTACCATAATCGCCTGTTTTTAGACCCCTGGTTAAAAGACAGTTTCCCTGATGTTGCAGATCACGCATTCGGGAGGTATACACCCGCCTGGACTGAATCTGAACGGAGCGAAGCAGCGACTGAAATTGATTTTCTCGGAATCAATTACTATTCACCAAATCGTATTGCACATCAGTCTGACACATTTCTTGAGGTTGGCATCAGGCCGCCAAAACCTCCGGTTACGGATATGAACTGGGAAATTTATCCGGAAGGTTTGTATGAGGTACTTGAATGGGCATTTGAGCGATATGGCCCGCTGGATCTCTATGTTACTGAAAACGGTTGTGCATATACCGATTCAGTCGGAAATGGCATCGTAAAGGATAACCGGCGCATTCATTATTTCAAAAACCATCTGGAACAGTGTTCAAAAGCCGTTTCTGATGGTATTCCTCTCAAAGGATATTATGCCTGGTCGCTTCTTGATAATTTCGAGTGGAGTTTCGGGTATGAAAAACGGTTTGGAATAGTTCATGTTGATTTCAGTACACAACAGCGCATCATAAAAAACAGCGGATATTTCTACCGTGATCTTATTACCAGTGTGAAAGAGGGGAAAAAAGAACTCGTGCCGTACGAAGATCCCATTATTTTCGATAAACACGAAAGCAGTAATCAATTACAAAACGAATAGAAAAAAATGGCACAAGCCGGAACGTTATCACCTGCAAGGTGTTAATATAACTATCCAAACAAGATATGTCCCTGTAATAAAATCAGCCCGTTATTCCTGACAGAATGACGGGCTTTTTTAATCTGCAAAAAACGTATCCACCCAATATTGATACTTTGAGGCAAGCCGGGCTATGTACAAGTCTTCATGCTCATTCAGAAAATCCATGAGAGACTGACGCAGATATCTTTTCCCGTGTTCATCCTTGAGTGAAAGCACATTGCTCATGGCCAGCTTCACAAACTCTTCGGCTTGATCACCTTGAAGCAGCTGCATCAGTTCCGGATCCTGATATTCCGAACTGCCTGGTATCCGATGAATCTCAAGCGAGATATGTGACCCTTTTTTCGCATCTTCAAATACATTCCTGGATGAATCCCACATAATTCGAAACAACTCAGGATCCTTCTCAATCATACATTCCAGAGCTGTTGTGTAACCGATATCAGGTACAATTCCATGCTGTGTCAACCCTGACCCCGCAGGCGGACTGTCACTAAAGAAACGAATATCTCCTGATAGACCTTTGACATTGGTATGATTCGCCAGCTTCCATTGATTTTTATCCGGCCGGCCAGGCCCCAGAAAATCAGGCTGGACATCATGCCGGTGCAGCTCATTCATCAGAAAATAGTGCTCAAACGGAGTCAAAACCTCCCCGGAACGATTGAATGACAAATCCACACAGATCTTATCCCTTACTCCTTCTTTTTCAAATACGGCTTCTATCGCCTCCATAGTAAGTATGATGTCCGCAAACATGGCAATAGCTGCAAGTACTTCTGATTCCGTTGGTATGACAACAAGTGGCTCATCTTCCTCATATGGATGCCCGGATGTGTCAATAGCAGAAATTTCTATGCGATGCCCCTTGTACCGGTGCAGCATTAATTCAAACTTGTCGCGCAGGGCAATCCAGGGAACTTCGAACATATGATTCAGAAGTTCATGTTTTGTTTTCTCACGGCATGCAAACAGGTCCGTTTGATCCGGCTCAACCGAAAACCGGGTATAACCCGCATCCAGCATCACCTGTACATCTTCTTCTGATGTGAGATGGCAGGCCTCTGCTGCATATCCGGTTTGCAACCCTTCCTGAAATACGGTAAATGTAATCACATCGATGACATCTTCGGGATGGATATCCAGATCTCTGAGCTCGTGTATGCATTGTCGTGAGAACGCAAGACCGGCTTTTCCGGAAAACGCTCTGAGCTGGGCACGTCCGGCCATACCCAATACATCACCAAAAGCCAGGCTTTTTTCCCAATTTTGTCCGTTATCTCCCGTTCCCGGAGCACATTCCGGAAATGTATCCCGGATCTTTCGCGCAATTGTCCGTGACCAGCGGCATTTTTTTATAACAAAATCACTGTACCGGGCGATGATGCGCCCGTCATATTCCTCCATTATCTTCAGTGATTCACCTGCCAGAATGAACAGTGCTTTTCTGAGGTTATATTTTCCCGCAATGAAAACTCCGCCTTTGGGATTGCTGCGCAAGGATGCCGGATACACTTCCAGCTCGCCCTGACCTGCTCCCAGGTCAATTATAACAGGCGAACCGCCGGCCATTTGTTTGGCACGACCAATTTTATCAACAAGATCCCTTCGGTTGGAAAACTCCTCAATTTTCATAGGAATGCACTCCTTTTTTTTCATCTTCAGATGAAATGACTATCAATAATGCCACAAACGGAACTGATGTCATGAATGCCGCAACCCACAAATGTAAAACCTGAAATGACGGAGGGAGGCCCAGATACACCAGTCCCGCTCCGAATATGATCTGCATCAGCGTAGCAGCTGTGGTCATGGCAGCTAGTATGTAAAGGTAGGGTCCGGTTTTGAATTTCCACACCATATACTGAAACAATAGGACCATAATCAGAACAACCCATGAGAAACTGCGATGCACCAAATCTATGGCACCGACCCGGTCAATCCACTCTGACCTCTCCAGCACGGGATACACCTGACGCACACTTTCCAGTGCCTCTCTTACCTGAGTACCGAAAATGACCTGGGCAACGGTTACCAGGAGCAGCACTGCAAGCACCGCAACAAGGGGACGTTTAATCCCGCTTTCAAGACTAAAATCGAAACGCTCTTTCACGGAAAGATAAAGCGTGAGGATGAGCATGTTCAGAATCAGCACTGCAGTAACCATATGCAGCGTAATCAACCAGCTTTGCAAGCCGCTCTGCACGACCTGTCCGCCCAGCCATCCCTGAAACAGAACCAGAATCAGCGATACAGTTGCACAAAGGAAGACCAGAGGCCTTGACCGGATGTATGTTGTTGAAAAGGCAAATGTCAGTAAAATCAAAAAACCAACGATGACGCCCACCAGACGGTTGACATACTCCATCCAGGTTTTGAACACATTGAATTGATCAGGATCGTAACCGGATGGGAGATCAGCCGCATCAAGAGGTGGTATCCACAGCCCGAAACACTTTGGCCAGTCCGGACACCCGAGGCCGGCGCCGGAAGCACGAACCAGCCCCCCGATAAAAATCAGCAGAAAAGTAACTGCTATGGTAATTACTGCAGTTTTCTGAAAAACATTCAATTGCAAAAAAACGGAACGCCAGGACATTAAATATGATTTTTTTTACAGATGGAAAGATGAGAGACCATCATTAGTGGTCTCTGACATTGTAACCGATGAACTGAATTGATGAGCACTGTTATGGAATATAATTGCCCAATAAATTGAAAAGAAAATACTGGAATTTTTCGTATTATTTGAACTTGTTTTTAAGTGGATTAGTCACATTTGCAATGAATTCCGCCTCTGCTCAGCCTGCCGAAGTGAAAAGCAATACCAACCAGACTTTACTATCAGATTATCTGGAGTTGACGAAACCCGGAATAACACTTCTGGTGCTTTTCAGCATGAGTGTTGGGTTTATACTGGGTGCCGGTTCCGGTTTTTCCTTTATGCTTTTCGTAAATGCGGCAATAGGCACTTTTCTGATAGCATCAGGTACAGCGGCACACAATCAGTATATTGAACGGGACCTGGACAAAAAAATGATCCGGACCGTCAAAAGGCCCCTTCCGGCAAAAAAAATTTCTGCCGGACATGCCTGCTTGTTTTCGATCACACTCATCATCACAGGGTTCTTTTATCTGCTGATATTCGTCAATCCGCTTACCGGCCTGATCTCTGCTCTTACAACGGTATTGTACCTTGGTTTTTATACACCACTTAAACGCATCACTTTTGTGAATGTGATGGTAGGAGCGGTTCCGGGAG of Natronogracilivirga saccharolytica contains these proteins:
- a CDS encoding tagaturonate epimerase family protein, which translates into the protein MKIEEFSNRRDLVDKIGRAKQMAGGSPVIIDLGAGQGELEVYPASLRSNPKGGVFIAGKYNLRKALFILAGESLKIMEEYDGRIIARYSDFVIKKCRWSRTIARKIRDTFPECAPGTGDNGQNWEKSLAFGDVLGMAGRAQLRAFSGKAGLAFSRQCIHELRDLDIHPEDVIDVITFTVFQEGLQTGYAAEACHLTSEEDVQVMLDAGYTRFSVEPDQTDLFACREKTKHELLNHMFEVPWIALRDKFELMLHRYKGHRIEISAIDTSGHPYEEDEPLVVIPTESEVLAAIAMFADIILTMEAIEAVFEKEGVRDKICVDLSFNRSGEVLTPFEHYFLMNELHRHDVQPDFLGPGRPDKNQWKLANHTNVKGLSGDIRFFSDSPPAGSGLTQHGIVPDIGYTTALECMIEKDPELFRIMWDSSRNVFEDAKKGSHISLEIHRIPGSSEYQDPELMQLLQGDQAEEFVKLAMSNVLSLKDEHGKRYLRQSLMDFLNEHEDLYIARLASKYQYWVDTFFAD
- a CDS encoding GH1 family beta-glucosidase, which gives rise to MSLNFPDNFLFGSATSSFQIEGHPHAKGAQPSIWNTFCKKKFAVKNGHNGTIACNHYELWEKDLEIIRRLNLDSYRFSVAWPRILPAGEGPPNEKGLDFYDQLTDRLLEYDVTPMLTLYHWDLPEHLQAKGGWAHPQSPDWFANYTRAVASRLADRVPLWVTFNEPWVFLHLGMVTGEHAPGYRDPAHAAMAWKHVLLAHSRSVETLRSCSESIEVGLACNISPFIPASSDEKDIEATSRMEAYHNRLFLDPWLKDSFPDVADHAFGRYTPAWTESERSEAATEIDFLGINYYSPNRIAHQSDTFLEVGIRPPKPPVTDMNWEIYPEGLYEVLEWAFERYGPLDLYVTENGCAYTDSVGNGIVKDNRRIHYFKNHLEQCSKAVSDGIPLKGYYAWSLLDNFEWSFGYEKRFGIVHVDFSTQQRIIKNSGYFYRDLITSVKEGKKELVPYEDPIIFDKHESSNQLQNE
- a CDS encoding COX15/CtaA family protein, whose protein sequence is MSWRSVFLQLNVFQKTAVITIAVTFLLIFIGGLVRASGAGLGCPDWPKCFGLWIPPLDAADLPSGYDPDQFNVFKTWMEYVNRLVGVIVGFLILLTFAFSTTYIRSRPLVFLCATVSLILVLFQGWLGGQVVQSGLQSWLITLHMVTAVLILNMLILTLYLSVKERFDFSLESGIKRPLVAVLAVLLLVTVAQVIFGTQVREALESVRQVYPVLERSEWIDRVGAIDLVHRSFSWVVLIMVLLFQYMVWKFKTGPYLYILAAMTTAATLMQIIFGAGLVYLGLPPSFQVLHLWVAAFMTSVPFVALLIVISSEDEKKGVHSYEN
- the cyoE gene encoding heme o synthase is translated as MNSASAQPAEVKSNTNQTLLSDYLELTKPGITLLVLFSMSVGFILGAGSGFSFMLFVNAAIGTFLIASGTAAHNQYIERDLDKKMIRTVKRPLPAKKISAGHACLFSITLIITGFFYLLIFVNPLTGLISALTTVLYLGFYTPLKRITFVNVMVGAVPGALPPVGGWAAATGSVSDPAAWVLFAIVFLWQVPHVVAIAWLCNDDYRSAGFKMLPESDKEGIISALTISGCLLMLIPASVYLFMLDLIGLVYLIGAILSGLFFLYFGLRFQLARTKDNARKVLYGSLVYLPAVWVFILFDLFISWLVW
- a CDS encoding glycoside hydrolase family 3 N-terminal domain-containing protein; its protein translation is MKQHSSYRYYLIIPVLIVGLALVYPFGRASSDVMVYQDPEAPIEDRVEDLLSRMTLEEKIGQMTQINISEINTDREHEVELDPERARNVAATYQIGSFLNGFADTPQRWYDFTRELQEIVIEESRLDIPMIYGIDHMHGASYLLESTIFPHNINLANSFNTEMSRQMGKITVLESAHLGHHWNFAPVLDIGRDPRWARFYETYGEDPHLASVLGAAYTEGLEGEDRVAPHRMAATAKHFIAYSTPLSGHDRSPVDLSWQNLQEVHRPPFQAVVDAGIKTVMVNSGEVNGVPVHASKPLLTDLLRDEMGFEGVILTDWADIIKLTQLDEVGFQQEHYHHIAVDEKEATYLAIKAGIDVSMTPQSFDFVYHMKELVEEGKLTEERIDESVRRVLRLKFKLGLFENPFPTTDFFDLVGAEEHKEKALQSARESLVLLENNDGLLPLDIDQTQKILVVGPRADSKRDLSGGWTLEWQGGPEEMYPDDIHTIYTGISSTFSDSEVILMESIGEEGDSERQRFEDAAAGADVIIMALGEEPYTEFIGDINDLTLYEEQLELADVVLETGTPAVLVYVGGRPRVLSESARNSDAILFAGLPGFKGGEAVADIISGKFNPSGKLSFTYPAEPSHFTTYDHKHTDRVTAAWEFGHGLSYSEFEISDLQINSEEIGPDDYLTAEAIVTNHGPMAGQKNVLWFLRNEVSIITRPVRQLKHFEKIELEPGESQTVSFRITPEDHLYYPDKMGDDVIESGYYTLMIGDESTRFYLDVPEDRASAPAH
- a CDS encoding SusC/RagA family TonB-linked outer membrane protein; translation: MHRYKSLLLILIAVMLVGAVNYADAQTVRGTVVDAETGEELIGVNIVYEDTDIGTATGTNGEFSLSVPELSGTLTFRYVGFVTKNVEIDGREEITVNLEPDIIYGEEMIVVGYGLQQRSLVTSAISRMEAREIEQAAPLRVEQALQGRTAGVTVMQNSGQPGSGATVRIRGIGTTGDAEPLYVVDGMPVGGIDYLNPADIQSIEVLKDASATAIYGARGANGVVMITTQEGSPGPMQVSYNGYVGFQNPWRETNLLNAPDYMKIMNESYANDGRTIPFPDIDDRISEVGQGTDWQDEVFFYNAPVTDHTLRFSGGSETSTYSASMSYRQQDGIVAEGKSNFERLSFRVNSDHTRGRLNYGTRMTYTNKTTRGIDPNEEFGGIMARVANIDPVTPVYDEDGNFAESPYASQEVVNPVGAIDIINSEWNENKFVGGVFGNFNITDRLSVRSTLDLDLAYGDSRTFIPIYDLGGNESNSTTTVSQERNEWFTWQTSHTIRYQDQISDHNFSLLGGFELLDYRNEYLGGTAYDLTMETYDNAWLSVGTDEENQTNFGGQGIESLASFFGRVNYDYDNRYMFEGVLRFDGSSKFGPDNRWGTFPAFSLGWVLSREDFLKDNDFISFLKLRGGWGRNGSDNIGQFTYTPLITTHAGYGFGMDPSVVTGAYPSQIANPALKWERSEQTSVGLETAYLDHRVYFNLDVYDKRTKGLLLSAPIPAFIGNAPPTINGGNIQNRGVEIEAGYRQILDDWQFNFSLTGTINRNEVTSIDNEEGRLFGAGVSTAMDHVAMAMEGEPIAFFWGYETAGIFQTQQEVEDHVNSEGEIIQPDARPGDLIFVDQNDDGQITDEDRVKIGNPYPDFTMGLNIDIDFRNWDLNMFWYGSFGNDIFTGGRRRHDLSMPNWQDDVLDRWTEENPSTDHPRVTIDDPNGNYVRPSDFFIEDGSYVRLRNISLGYTLPGSFTDMIGASRLRVYAAAQNLLTFTGYSGHDPEIGSSWALDVGIDRNIYPQARTITMGINLDF